In Euphorbia lathyris chromosome 9, ddEupLath1.1, whole genome shotgun sequence, the following are encoded in one genomic region:
- the LOC136206262 gene encoding mitogen-activated protein kinase kinase kinase ANP1-like isoform X1, with amino-acid sequence MQDLIGSVRRSIVFRSPPDNQPNTINPLTGHLVDKINSCIRKSKIFSKITSPSPPPPPPPSLPMAPPVRYRKGELIGCGAFGHVYMGMNLDSGELLAIKQVLIAVNGASREKAQAHIKELEEEVKLLKNLSHPNIVRYLGTVREEGSLNILLEFVPGGSISSLLGKFGPFPEAVIRTYTTQLLLGLEYLHNNGIMHRDIKGANILVDNKGCIKLADFGASKQVVELATISGAKSMKGTPYWMAPEVILQTGHSFSADIWSVGCTVIEMATGKPPWSQQYQEVAALFHIGSTKSHPEIPEHLSDEAKDFLLKCLQKEPNMRADASKLLQHPFVTGRHIASDPAFQTPVKESSEIPLESHTKELETFLMSSDYGSVDMCNLDSLSSSINPMKLFTNNSDDDDMCQIDGDDFTTTVTEAKLNPVLIAEKLTESSDPKDGFSGDSRCKFDETPEPVQAGAELELDMDQPAQTDNNFSFPCGTTFSEDDDELTESKIRAFLGEKVLELKKLQTPLYEEFFNSSNGVCSPSFTESLHDETTPSYLKLPPKSRLPIGTASPTTDAVSTGRPGSKNRHASNVGNASNQSSEANISPQGYDRRGPLDVDQSDSCSPSVSFSSIQKKWKKELDEELEKQREAMRQQAAGAGSKTSSPKDRALSRQRERTRFASPSK; translated from the exons ATGCAAGATCTCATAGGATCAGTACGGCGATCAATAGTATTCCGTTCACCTCCAGATAATCAACCAAACACTATCAATCCACTAACAGGCCACCTTGTGGACAAGATCAACTCTTGCATTCGCAAATCCAAAATCTTTTCTAAGATtacttctccttctcctcctcctcctcctcctccttcacTTCCTATGGCACCTCCAGTCCGATATCGTAAAGGAGAGTTGATTGGCTGTGGTGCTTTTGGTCATGTTTATATGGGCATGAATCTTGATTCTGGAGAACTCTTAGCAATTAAGCAG GTGCTGATTGCAGTTAATGGTGCTTCAAGAGAGAAGGCGCAG GCTCATATAAAAGAGCTTGAGGAAGAAGTGAAGCTTTTGAAGAATCTGTCACACCCCAATATTGTT AGGTATTTGGGTACAGTTAGGGAGGAAGGAAGCTTGAATATTTTGCTAGAATTTGTTCCTGGGGGCTCAATATCATCACTTTTGGGGAAATTCGGACCCTTCCCCGAGGCT GTTATAAGAACATATACAACACAGTTGCTGCTCGGGCTGGAGTATTTACACAACAATGGAATTATGCACAGGGATATTAAG GGGGCAAACATCCTTGTTGATAATAAAGGATGCATTAAGCTTGCTGATTTTGGTGCATCAAAACAAGTAGTTGAGCTA GCTACAATTTCAGGGGCCAAGTCAATGAAGGGAACTCCATATTGGATGGCTCCAGAAGTCATTTTGCAGACTGGGCATAGCTT TTCTGCTGATATATGGAGCGTTGGATGTACAGTAATAGAAATGGCCACTGGAAAGCCTCCTTGGAGCCAACAGTATCAAGAG GTTGCTGCCCTCTTCCACATAGGGTCAACAAAGTCACATCCAGAAATCCCAGAACATCTCTCTGATGAAGCAAAAGATTTTCTTCTCAAGTGCTTGCAAAA GGAACCAAATATGAGGGCAGATGCATCTAAATTACTGCAG CATCCCTTTGTTACGGGGCGGCATATAGCATCTGATCCTGCTTTCCAAACTCCTGTCAAG GAGTCTTCTGAAATCCCCCTAGAGTCACATACTAAGGAGCTTGAAACCTT CCTAATGTCGTCAGACTATGGCTCAGTAGATATGTGCAACTTGGACAGTCTGAGCAGCTCAATCAATCCTATGAAGCTGTTCACAAATAAtagtgatgatgatgatatgtGTCAAATTGATGGAGATGATTTTACAACAACTGTGACTGAGGCAAAGCTCAATCCCGTTTTGATTGCTGAAAAGTTGACTGAG AGTTCTGATCCCAAAGATGGATTTTCTGGAGATTCAAGATGCAAATTTGATGAGACTCCGGAGCCAGTTCAAGCAGGAGCAGAACTAGAACTAGATATGGATCAACCAGCTCAGACGGATAATAATTTTTCATTTCCTTGTGGGACAACATTCTCTGAGGATGATGATGAGCTCACTGAGTCTAAAATTAGAGCCTTTTTGGGTGAGAAg GTTTTAGAATTGAAGAAACTGCAAACTCCTTTATATGAAGAGTTCTTTAACAGTTCTAATGGAGTTTGCTCTCCAAGTTTTACAGAGAGTTTACATGATGAAACTACTCCAAGTTACTTGAAATTACCCCCTAAAAGTAGGTTGCCTATTGGAACTGCATCTCCGACAACTGATGCTGTTAGTACTGGAAGGCCTGGGAGTAAAAATAGGCATGCATCAAATGTTGGTAATGCAAGTAATCAATCTTCAGAGGCTAATATATCACCTCAAGGTTATGACCGAAGAGGACCTCTAGATGTTGATCAGTCCGATTCATGTAGCCCAAG TGTGAGCTTTTCCAGTATACAGAAGAAATGGAAAAAAGAACTTGACGAagagcttgagaaacagagag AGGCGATGAGGCAACAAGCGGCAGGTGCCGGAAGTAAGACATCATCGCCAAAAGATCGAGCTTTGAGCCGTCAGAGGGAGAGAACAAGATTTGCATCTCCTAGTAAATGA
- the LOC136206262 gene encoding mitogen-activated protein kinase kinase kinase ANP1-like isoform X2, with protein sequence MQDLIGSVRRSIVFRSPPDNQPNTINPLTGHLVDKINSCIRKSKIFSKITSPSPPPPPPPSLPMAPPVRYRKGELIGCGAFGHVYMGMNLDSGELLAIKQVLIAVNGASREKAQAHIKELEEEVKLLKNLSHPNIVRYLGTVREEGSLNILLEFVPGGSISSLLGKFGPFPEAVIRTYTTQLLLGLEYLHNNGIMHRDIKGANILVDNKGCIKLADFGASKQVVELATISGAKSMKGTPYWMAPEVILQTGHSFSADIWSVGCTVIEMATGKPPWSQQYQEVAALFHIGSTKSHPEIPEHLSDEAKDFLLKCLQKEPNMRADASKLLQHPFVTGRHIASDPAFQTPVKESSEIPLESHTKELETFLMSSDYGSVDMCNLDSLSSSINPMKLFTNNSDDDDMCQIDGDDFTTTVTEAKLNPVLIAEKLTESSDPKDGFSGDSRCKFDETPEPVQAGAELELDMDQPAQTDNNFSFPCGTTFSEDDDELTESKIRAFLGEKVLELKKLQTPLYEEFFNSSNGVCSPSFTESLHDETTPSYLKLPPKSRLPIGTASPTTDAVSTGRPGSKNRHASNVGNASNQSSEANISPQGYDRRGPLDVDQSDSCSPSVSFSSIQKKWKKELDEELEKQRAKRREENRTDKK encoded by the exons ATGCAAGATCTCATAGGATCAGTACGGCGATCAATAGTATTCCGTTCACCTCCAGATAATCAACCAAACACTATCAATCCACTAACAGGCCACCTTGTGGACAAGATCAACTCTTGCATTCGCAAATCCAAAATCTTTTCTAAGATtacttctccttctcctcctcctcctcctcctccttcacTTCCTATGGCACCTCCAGTCCGATATCGTAAAGGAGAGTTGATTGGCTGTGGTGCTTTTGGTCATGTTTATATGGGCATGAATCTTGATTCTGGAGAACTCTTAGCAATTAAGCAG GTGCTGATTGCAGTTAATGGTGCTTCAAGAGAGAAGGCGCAG GCTCATATAAAAGAGCTTGAGGAAGAAGTGAAGCTTTTGAAGAATCTGTCACACCCCAATATTGTT AGGTATTTGGGTACAGTTAGGGAGGAAGGAAGCTTGAATATTTTGCTAGAATTTGTTCCTGGGGGCTCAATATCATCACTTTTGGGGAAATTCGGACCCTTCCCCGAGGCT GTTATAAGAACATATACAACACAGTTGCTGCTCGGGCTGGAGTATTTACACAACAATGGAATTATGCACAGGGATATTAAG GGGGCAAACATCCTTGTTGATAATAAAGGATGCATTAAGCTTGCTGATTTTGGTGCATCAAAACAAGTAGTTGAGCTA GCTACAATTTCAGGGGCCAAGTCAATGAAGGGAACTCCATATTGGATGGCTCCAGAAGTCATTTTGCAGACTGGGCATAGCTT TTCTGCTGATATATGGAGCGTTGGATGTACAGTAATAGAAATGGCCACTGGAAAGCCTCCTTGGAGCCAACAGTATCAAGAG GTTGCTGCCCTCTTCCACATAGGGTCAACAAAGTCACATCCAGAAATCCCAGAACATCTCTCTGATGAAGCAAAAGATTTTCTTCTCAAGTGCTTGCAAAA GGAACCAAATATGAGGGCAGATGCATCTAAATTACTGCAG CATCCCTTTGTTACGGGGCGGCATATAGCATCTGATCCTGCTTTCCAAACTCCTGTCAAG GAGTCTTCTGAAATCCCCCTAGAGTCACATACTAAGGAGCTTGAAACCTT CCTAATGTCGTCAGACTATGGCTCAGTAGATATGTGCAACTTGGACAGTCTGAGCAGCTCAATCAATCCTATGAAGCTGTTCACAAATAAtagtgatgatgatgatatgtGTCAAATTGATGGAGATGATTTTACAACAACTGTGACTGAGGCAAAGCTCAATCCCGTTTTGATTGCTGAAAAGTTGACTGAG AGTTCTGATCCCAAAGATGGATTTTCTGGAGATTCAAGATGCAAATTTGATGAGACTCCGGAGCCAGTTCAAGCAGGAGCAGAACTAGAACTAGATATGGATCAACCAGCTCAGACGGATAATAATTTTTCATTTCCTTGTGGGACAACATTCTCTGAGGATGATGATGAGCTCACTGAGTCTAAAATTAGAGCCTTTTTGGGTGAGAAg GTTTTAGAATTGAAGAAACTGCAAACTCCTTTATATGAAGAGTTCTTTAACAGTTCTAATGGAGTTTGCTCTCCAAGTTTTACAGAGAGTTTACATGATGAAACTACTCCAAGTTACTTGAAATTACCCCCTAAAAGTAGGTTGCCTATTGGAACTGCATCTCCGACAACTGATGCTGTTAGTACTGGAAGGCCTGGGAGTAAAAATAGGCATGCATCAAATGTTGGTAATGCAAGTAATCAATCTTCAGAGGCTAATATATCACCTCAAGGTTATGACCGAAGAGGACCTCTAGATGTTGATCAGTCCGATTCATGTAGCCCAAG TGTGAGCTTTTCCAGTATACAGAAGAAATGGAAAAAAGAACTTGACGAagagcttgagaaacagagag caaaaagaagagaagagaaccGAACGgacaaaaaataa
- the LOC136206273 gene encoding probable microtubule-binding protein TANGLED, whose translation MVARTPPKIRRILPPLNPLLIRETVNKVDKCMARLQELQYTVAGGNKVIDGVCLSPRSTRGYLRTSLRCKQESLRIKNATPKKSSPGGKLPASVASGEWRRMSLPAMLVGETVGEILQATQFARDIVAAAASKTQKSTNEDPKTPLSQHRKPKLTPENTQLKSKRKKEKQNKLHYSPRLESSTSPSLQRARSRINFKVSPPKKRESNNPKYLANRVSPRNKPWVKKTVLFPNPLFLSTDSNQHQKFCRTRSPVISRNKQTTTTTATPHKFLIKSPGSASKFQVKIKSPPAVLLSLSPARTAANLSKKTSPPKMSTASKFRRSFSPSRLASRLVSPLKSRKNVQKNDGLMSGLKQRPVSVPRRFSLGRF comes from the exons ATGGTAGCAAGAACCCCACCAAAGATCAGGAGAATTCTACCTCCTCTCAATCCTCTTCTAATTCGAGAAACCGTCAACAAG GTGGATAAATGTATGGCTAGATTGCAAGAGCTTCAATACACAGTTGCAGGAGGAAACAAAGTCATAGATGGGGTTTGTCTGAGTCCTAGGAGCACCAGAGGTTATCTAAGAACAAGTTTGAGATGCAAGCAAGAATCTTTAAG GATCAAGAATGCAACCCCTAAGAAATCATCTCCAGGTGGGAAGTTACCAGCAAGTGTAGCATCCGGAGAATGGCGAAGAATGTCGTTACCCGCGATGTTAGTAGGCGAAACAGTTGGGGAAATTCTACAAGCAACACAATTTGCAAGGGATATCGTTGCAGCAGCTGCCTCTAAAACCCAAAAATCCACCAATGAAGACCCTAAAACACCTTTGTCACAACACAGGAAACCAAAATTAACCCCTGAAAACACACAGCTCAAAtccaaaagaaagaaagaaaaacagaaCAAACTTCATTATTCCCCTAGATTAGAATCATCCACTTCTCCATCTCTTCAACGAGCTCGATCCCGAATCAACTTCAAAGTTTCACCACcaaaaaagagagaaagtaaCAACCCAAAGTACTTAGCAAATAGAGTATCTCCAAGGAATAAACCATGGGTGAAAAAAACTGTTCTTTTTCCAAACCCTTTGTTCCTTTCCACTGATTCAAATCAGCACCAGAAGTTCTGCAGAACACGGTCACCGGTAATTTCGAGAAATAAGCAGACAACAACAACTACAGCTACTCCTCATAAGTTCCTGATAAAGTCTCCAGGATCTGCTTCGAAGTTTCAGGTGAAAATAAAGAGTCCTCCAGCAGTACTACTTTCATTATCACCTGCTAGAACTGCAGCAAACTTGAGCAAGAAAACTTCTCCTCCTAAGATGTCAACTGCTTCAAAATTTCGGCGGTCTTTTTCGCCTTCGAGATTGGCTAGTAGATTGGTATCTCCATTGAAGAGCAGGAAAAATGTGCAGAAGAATGATGGATTAATGAGTGGATTGAAACAACGTCCGGTTTCAGTACCAAGACGGTTCTCATTGGGGAGATTCTGA